From Tubulanus polymorphus unplaced genomic scaffold, tnTubPoly1.2 scaffold_50, whole genome shotgun sequence, the proteins below share one genomic window:
- the LOC141914584 gene encoding 52 kDa repressor of the inhibitor of the protein kinase-like, with protein MFPSVMESQTLGVNNLTSTTNQKRIAENRKILKSILKTVIFLGNQNIPLRGHRDDSKHLDLESNSGNFQKLLEFRCDAGDATLMEHFKKCSKTSTYRSKTIQNELIDCLKEWIQKTIIDDIKMNRYFSILADEASDCSNIEQMPLILRYVDSNGEVHESFLQFIWCDSGTSGEEIARLLIETVEGLGLDTKDCRGQCFDGAGNMSGVCKGASTRIKTQYPKVKYVHCASHRLNLCVTKTASVAQVKNMMDTLGELSRFFSNSPKRQGALSEKIKVLCPESKRSKLLYICQTRWVQRLDVMEVFSDIVVAVVETLDLIRMNAEKHWNPDSVVKANGLYHAITNFPFIAAYILTRECLSVTTSLTVKLQYANQDSNRAYLCLKAVRDTIEKYRSNLDSYYLLWFQQATALASLLEVDIQKPRTCGRQTQRSNIPAESVEQYFKRAIAIPILDHLYFEINDRFFSGQETILSAFSVLPATVLAKKEWAKPFKEFCMEYIDDLPSPSSLNVELHLWESYWKKTAESKKEVPKHLTQLLPIVDADLFPNIRAALVLLGTMPVTSCECERSVSLLRRLKTYLRSTMNQSRMNGLALLSVYSSQKIDIQAVIDIFARQHPRKMALLDIIN; from the coding sequence ATGTTTCCCAGTGTAATGGAATCCCAAACCCTTGGAGTCAACAATTTAACGAGTACAACAAATCAAAAACGAATTGCTGAAAATCGCAAAATTCTGAAATCCATTTTGAAAACTGTCATATTTCTTGGGAATCAAAATATCCCATTGCGTGGACACCGTGATGACTCGAAACATCTGGATTTAGAAAGTAATTCTggtaattttcaaaagttaTTGGAGTTTCGATGCGATGCTGGTGATGCAACACTGAtggaacattttaaaaaatgttcaaaaacAAGTACATATCGTTCTAAAACCATTCAGAATGAACTGattgactgtttgaaagaatgGATTCAAAAAACAATTATAGATGACATAAAAATGAACCGTTACTTCTCAATTTTAGCTGATGAGGCATCGGATTGCAGCAACATAGAACAGATGCCTCTCATTCTGAGATATGTTGATTCGAATGGTGAAGTTCACGAATCTTTCCTGCAGTTTATTTGGTGTGATTCTGGTACATCAGGGGAAGAAATAGCCCGACTATTGATAGAAACAGTTGAAGGCCTTGGCCTTGACACGAAAGATTGTAGAGGACAATGTTTTGACGGGGCTGGAAATATGTCTGGTGTATGTAAGGGTGCGTCAACTCGCATTAAAACACAGTATCCCAAAGTGAAATATGTACACTGTGCATCTCATCGTCTTAATCTCTGCGTCACGAAAACTGCATCAGTTGCACAGGTGAAAAACATGATGGACACTTTGGGGGAATTGTcgagatttttttcaaattccccaAAACGACAAGGTGCACTCTCTGAAAAGATCAAGGTACTGTGCCCTGAAAGTAAGCGCTCAAAGCTGTTGTACATTTGTCAAACTAGATGGGTCCAACGCCTAGATGTAATGGAGGTGTTTTCGGATATAGTGGTGGCTGTCGTTGAAACCCTGGATTTGATAAGAATGAATGCAGAAAAGCATTGGAATCCAGATTCTGTGGTAAAAGCAAATGGGCTCTACCATGCGATTACCAATTTTCCGTTCATTGCCGCTTATATCTTGACACGTGAATGTCTGAGTGTGACTACTAGTCTGACCGTAAAGTTGCAGTACGCGAACCAGGATTCCAATCGTGCATATTTGTGCTTAAAAGCTGTCCGTGATACTATCGAGAAATATCGATCAAATCTCGACTCCTACTACCTATTATGGTTTCAACAGGCTACCGCTTTAGCCAGTTTGCTTGAAGTTGACATTCAAAAACCCCGAACATGTGGTCGTCAGACTCAGCGAAGCAACATCCCAGCTGAGTCAGTAGAACAGTACTTCAAACGTGCTATTGCTATACCAATACTGGATCATTTGTATTTCGAGATAAATGATCGTTTTTTCAGTGGTCAGGAAACTATTCTTTCTGCATTCTCCGTGTTGCCAGCAACGGTTTTAGCTAAGAAAGAATGGGCGAAGCCATTCAAAGAATTCTGTATGGAGTACATTGATGACCTGCCATCACCTAGTTCTTTGAATGTTGAACTGCATCTTTGGGAATCTTACTGGAAAAAGACAGCTGAAAGCAAGAAAGAAGTTCCAAAACATCTTACACAACTCCTACCCATTGTAGATGCTGACTTGTTTCCCAATATCAGGGCAGCATTAGTGTTACTGGGGACTATGCCCGTTACATCATGTGAGTGTGAACGCTCTGTCTCACTTCTGAGACGTCTCAAAACTTATTTGCGAAGCACCATGAATCAAAGCCGCATGAATGGCTTAGCTCTCCTTTCAGTCTATAGTTCCCAGAAAATTGACATTCAGGCAGTGATTGATATATTTGCCCGTCAGCATCCTAGAAAGATGGCGCTGCTAGATATAATAAACTAG
- the LOC141914588 gene encoding uncharacterized protein LOC141914588, translated as MDRESITPPSNAVMIETPVIVPTDSVPVPQISSNDHHQIMSAYENRDTNNNNMMNIGLLIGKTRTMKDAEKYNALCNLWVPTEKYKFPKTDIYGLKTAHLMLIGSNNSIGWHIPRNYQVLSVDHVFSLVAH; from the exons ATGGACAGGGAATCAATTACACCACCATCTAATGCAGTGATGATTGAAACTCCAGTAATTGTACCAACTGATAGTGTACCGGTACCCCAGATTTCATCGAATGATCATCATCAAATCATGTCTGCCTATGAGAATCGTGacacaaataataataatatgatgA ATATTGGATTGTTAATTGGCAAAACAAGGACAATGAAAGATGCTGAAAAGTACAATGCTTTATGTAACTTGTGGGTGCCGACAGAAAAGTATAAATTTCCCAAAACGGACATATATGGCTTAAAAACCGCTCATTTAATGCTGATTGGCTCAAACAATTCCATTGGTTGGCATATTCCGAGGAACTATCAGGTGCTTTCTGTCGACCATGTGTTTTCTTTGGTCGCACATTAG